The DNA window GTCATTGATTATCGAAACAGAATTCTTTTTAGAAATCATTTTGCTGTTAAGTATTTTGTCCTTTATCGGGACTACCGCTTTTGCGAAATTCCTTGAGAGAGGAGAGATTTTCGATCGAAACAATCATCATTAACATTGTCATCATTGTATTAATGAGCACAGGCGTCATTTTTAGCGTAGTAACGGCATTGGGACTTATTCGCTTGCCAGATGTTTACACGCGCACACACGCTGCCTCTAAGAGCTCGACACTGGGTGTCCTTTGTGTATTGCTCGCTGCTTTCATCCATTTTTGGTTAATCGAAGGCATTTTCAATACACAATTGATTATCGCGATTGCTTTCTTGTTTATCACTGCTCCTGTAGGTGGACATTTGATTGGACGTGCTGCCTATATGTCTGGCATTAAAGTTACCGAAGAAACGGTACGTGACGACATGAAGGATGCAGTAAAAGAAGCAAAACAAGAAATAAGAGATCATAAACCAACAGAATTATAAAACAAGCCTGCAGGCACTTTGCCTGCAGGCTTGTTTTATAATTTATCGTTCGTCTGCCATCTTCTCAACTAACATAGCCAGTGTTCTAACCATGGCACCCGTACCACCTTTTGGTCCAAGATCGTGAGCTCCGTCTGCATCAGAAGTACCCGCAATATCCAAATGAATCCAAGGCGTGTCTCCTGCAAATTCTCCAACAAATCCCCCACCGAAAATCATATGACCATCGCGTCCCGGTGAATTATTCAAGTCTGCCACATTGCTTGTTCGTATGCGTTTTTTATCGCTTTCTGTTAATGGCAAGCGCCAAACAAATTCTCCACTTTCCAGCGATGCTTCAAGGAAAGTCTCAAAAAATGATTCATCGTTTGTTAAAGCGCCAGTTTTGTCTTTGCCTAATGCGACAATAACTCCACCAGTCAATGTTGCCACATCCACAATGCGTGTTGCGCCCAGTTGCTTCGCATAACTAACAGAATCTGCTAGTACTAAACGGCCTTCTGCATCGGTGTTGAGGATTTCAATGGTTTTGCCACTCATCGAAGTGATCACATCATCTGGTTTAAAGGCATTACCAGAAATCATATTGTCGGTTGATGCAATAACGGCAATGACGTTTTGCTGTGG is part of the Planococcus kocurii genome and encodes:
- the mnhG gene encoding monovalent cation/H(+) antiporter subunit G gives rise to the protein MREERFSIETIIINIVIIVLMSTGVIFSVVTALGLIRLPDVYTRTHAASKSSTLGVLCVLLAAFIHFWLIEGIFNTQLIIAIAFLFITAPVGGHLIGRAAYMSGIKVTEETVRDDMKDAVKEAKQEIRDHKPTEL